One window of Streptomyces sp. FIT100 genomic DNA carries:
- a CDS encoding M4 family metallopeptidase, with product MNSFTDAFTPVFCGIVPPHLLDRLARSGDPALAAAARRTLVTDAAQRTARRLTTVVGAPPPSEEVVEGPQRTIHDAEHGTVLPGTKVRSEGDEPGRDATVNRAYAGLGATFELLLSAYGRNSVDGEGLPLLATVHYDEDYGNAFWNGEQMVFGDGDGEIFLDFTVPVDVIAHELAHGLTQYTANLSYFGQSGALNESVSDVFGSLVKQYTLDQTADRADWLIGAGLLAPRVTGVALRSMKEPGSAYDDDVLGKDPQPATMDDYVRTGQDNGGVHINSGIPNHAFYLLATQLGGRAWERAGQVWYDVLTGGALQVDASFADFATATVAAAAARYGEGEEHEAVLKAWSQVGVSAN from the coding sequence ATGAACTCCTTCACGGACGCTTTCACGCCGGTCTTCTGCGGCATCGTGCCGCCGCACCTGCTCGACAGGCTCGCCCGTTCCGGTGACCCGGCGCTCGCCGCCGCCGCCCGCCGCACCCTGGTCACGGACGCCGCCCAGCGCACCGCGCGGCGCCTGACGACCGTCGTCGGCGCCCCGCCGCCCTCCGAGGAGGTCGTCGAGGGGCCGCAGCGCACGATCCACGACGCGGAGCACGGCACCGTGCTTCCCGGCACGAAGGTGCGCTCCGAGGGCGACGAGCCGGGCCGGGACGCGACCGTCAACCGCGCGTACGCGGGCCTGGGTGCCACGTTCGAGCTGCTGCTGTCGGCGTACGGGCGCAACTCGGTCGACGGCGAGGGCCTGCCGCTGCTCGCGACCGTGCACTACGACGAGGACTACGGGAACGCCTTCTGGAACGGCGAGCAGATGGTCTTCGGCGACGGGGACGGCGAGATCTTCCTCGACTTCACCGTCCCGGTCGACGTCATCGCCCACGAACTGGCCCACGGTCTCACCCAGTACACGGCGAACCTCAGCTACTTCGGCCAGTCGGGCGCGCTCAACGAGTCCGTGTCGGACGTCTTCGGCTCCCTGGTGAAGCAGTACACGCTCGACCAGACCGCCGACCGGGCCGACTGGCTGATCGGCGCCGGCCTGCTCGCCCCGCGCGTGACGGGCGTCGCGCTGCGCTCGATGAAGGAGCCCGGCTCCGCGTACGACGACGATGTGCTCGGCAAGGACCCGCAGCCCGCGACGATGGACGACTACGTCCGCACGGGCCAGGACAACGGCGGGGTGCACATCAACTCGGGCATCCCCAACCACGCCTTCTACCTGCTCGCCACGCAGCTCGGCGGCAGGGCGTGGGAGCGGGCCGGGCAGGTCTGGTACGACGTGCTGACCGGCGGCGCGCTCCAGGTCGACGCCTCCTTCGCGGACTTCGCCACGGCCACGGTCGCCGCGGCGGCCGCACGGTACGGCGAGGGCGAGGAGCACGAAGCGGTGCTGAAGGCGTGGTCGCAGGTGGGTGTATCCGCCAACTGA
- a CDS encoding protealysin inhibitor emfourin — MRIQVRRTGGFAGIEKLAEVDTSGRPDAREWHALAEQAVADGRGTPPVGVPDGFQYQLTVDGKTVYCADPRLTEKQRKLISMVLKEGS; from the coding sequence ATGCGTATTCAAGTGCGACGCACGGGTGGGTTCGCCGGCATCGAGAAGCTCGCCGAGGTCGACACCTCGGGCCGCCCCGACGCCCGGGAATGGCACGCCCTGGCCGAACAGGCCGTGGCCGACGGCCGGGGCACGCCGCCGGTGGGGGTCCCGGACGGTTTCCAGTACCAGCTGACGGTGGACGGCAAGACGGTCTACTGCGCGGACCCGAGGCTCACCGAGAAGCAGCGCAAGCTGATCTCGATGGTGCTGAAGGAAGGCTCCTGA
- the era gene encoding GTPase Era, with protein MARMSVHTPGSEAAPHRAGFACFVGRPNAGKSTLTNALVGQKVAITSNRPQTTRHTVRGIVHRPDLNAQLVLVDTPGLHKPRTLLGERLNDVVRTTWAEVDVIGFCLPANEKLGPGDRFIAKELAGIRKTPKVAIVTKTDLADSKALAEQLLAVDRLGQELGFEWAEIVPVSAVGDKQVALLADLLVPLLPESPPLYPEGDLTDEPEQVMVAELIREAALEGVRDELPHSIAVVVEEMLPREGRPADRPLLDIHANVYIERPSQKGIIIGPKGSRLKEVGIKSRKHIEALLGTPVFLDLHVKVAKDWQRDPKQLRKLGF; from the coding sequence ATGGCCCGCATGAGCGTTCACACCCCTGGTTCCGAGGCCGCCCCGCACCGCGCCGGCTTCGCCTGCTTCGTCGGCCGTCCCAACGCGGGCAAGTCCACCCTCACGAACGCTCTGGTCGGCCAGAAGGTGGCCATCACCTCCAACCGTCCGCAGACCACCCGCCACACGGTCCGCGGCATCGTCCACCGCCCCGACCTGAACGCGCAGCTCGTGCTCGTCGACACACCCGGTCTGCACAAGCCGCGCACGCTGCTCGGCGAGCGGCTCAACGACGTCGTCCGCACCACCTGGGCCGAGGTCGACGTGATCGGCTTCTGCCTGCCGGCGAACGAGAAGCTCGGCCCGGGTGACCGTTTCATCGCCAAGGAACTGGCCGGGATCAGGAAGACCCCGAAGGTCGCGATCGTCACCAAGACCGACCTGGCCGACTCCAAGGCGCTCGCCGAGCAGCTGCTCGCCGTGGACCGGCTCGGCCAGGAGCTCGGCTTCGAGTGGGCGGAGATCGTGCCGGTCTCCGCCGTCGGCGACAAGCAGGTCGCGCTGCTGGCGGATCTGCTCGTGCCGCTCCTCCCGGAGAGCCCTCCGCTCTACCCGGAGGGCGACCTCACCGACGAGCCCGAGCAGGTCATGGTCGCCGAGCTGATCCGCGAGGCCGCGCTGGAGGGCGTACGGGACGAGCTGCCGCACTCGATCGCGGTCGTCGTCGAGGAGATGCTGCCGCGCGAGGGCCGCCCCGCGGACCGGCCGCTGCTCGACATCCACGCGAACGTCTACATCGAGCGCCCCAGCCAGAAGGGCATCATCATCGGCCCGAAGGGCAGCCGCCTCAAGGAGGTCGGCATCAAGTCCCGCAAGCACATCGAGGCGCTGCTGGGCACGCCGGTCTTCCTCGACCTGCATGTGAAGGTCGCGAAGGACTGGCAGCGGGACCCGAAGCAGCTGCGCAAGCTCGGCTTCTGA
- a CDS encoding DUF916 domain-containing protein: MPRPRLYAAVLAAAVVLLGLLAPAPAHAADNGRWSVYPAAPSDAAAQRPYFYLSTDPGSRIEDKVTVTNKSAEPMTFRLYGADAYNTVRDGGFAVRTEKERQRGVGAWLRTARQKVTLPPGGTATVPFTLTVPETAEPGDHPGALVALDERVEPGSGSLAVGVQRAVGARVYLRVTGPTVAALSVEDVSYEPDRPLVPGTGRSRARISYTLHNRGNVTLNPRAALRAEGLFGRTLLARELTELPGELLPRQKIRLTESWADAPQLDWGEVTVTARARDVRESAAASFFVVPWLVAAVLLAAGTGAAVWLRVRLRRVRGT, encoded by the coding sequence ATGCCCAGACCGAGGCTGTACGCAGCGGTCCTCGCCGCCGCCGTCGTCCTGCTGGGGCTGCTCGCGCCCGCTCCGGCCCACGCCGCCGACAACGGCCGCTGGTCCGTTTACCCCGCCGCGCCCTCCGACGCCGCCGCCCAGCGCCCGTACTTCTATCTCTCGACCGACCCCGGCAGCCGCATCGAGGACAAGGTCACCGTCACCAACAAGTCGGCCGAGCCCATGACCTTCCGGCTGTACGGAGCCGACGCGTACAACACCGTGCGCGACGGCGGCTTCGCCGTGCGCACCGAGAAGGAGCGGCAGCGCGGTGTCGGCGCCTGGCTGAGGACCGCCCGGCAGAAGGTCACCCTCCCGCCCGGCGGCACGGCCACCGTGCCGTTCACGCTCACCGTCCCCGAGACCGCCGAACCCGGCGACCACCCGGGCGCCCTCGTCGCCCTCGACGAGCGCGTCGAGCCCGGATCGGGCTCCCTCGCCGTCGGTGTCCAGCGCGCCGTCGGCGCCCGGGTCTATCTGCGGGTGACCGGCCCGACCGTGGCCGCGCTGTCGGTCGAGGACGTGAGCTACGAGCCCGACCGGCCGCTCGTGCCCGGCACGGGCAGGAGCCGTGCCCGTATCTCGTACACCCTCCACAACCGCGGAAACGTCACGCTCAACCCCCGGGCCGCCCTGCGCGCCGAGGGCCTCTTCGGCCGCACGCTCCTCGCCCGCGAGCTGACGGAGCTCCCCGGCGAGCTGCTGCCCCGCCAGAAGATCCGCCTGACGGAGAGCTGGGCGGACGCACCCCAGCTCGACTGGGGCGAGGTCACCGTCACGGCACGGGCGCGCGACGTGCGCGAGTCCGCCGCCGCGTCGTTCTTCGTCGTGCCCTGGCTGGTCGCCGCCGTGCTGCTGGCGGCGGGCACGGGCGCCGCGGTGTGGCTGCGCGTACGGCTCCGGAGGGTGCGCGGTACGTGA
- a CDS encoding beta-xylosidase has product MAILGPPSRRSAGRRRRLAAVLGVTALAVTGGGLLAPPAAAMATASAAVDFPTHCIPPPIAGIPPIDGTTTAEITVDNAAPEVGDTVKVTYKVVKPAAGNPVDIDLPADIMTPTGKVTLTGAQTGSVTVTGPKKNPPVPGLAEFPPFEMTGTFTVTAPGEIKLSPGDYNIHTSFVLELDTPCTVTNPPAPVSETITATDGGGPVNERTITLSAASGKPGERVTVTGAKFTPSTDVTVAGWNGSAPTADKVTAKSTATGSLTFRPKINDPATVGIVAFEGASWDPAKGAGPAAYTLIGDVPPLSQQLGTMVRNGVLSMTQAGDSVQLSTVDFGTGGASTGALHTVTVKDFRGGPAGWSLTGRVTDLTGPGGAKIDAGKLSWTPSCTTKAGSPSTCAAGSPGAVGSAGATLASTPNGAFTGGEFTVDAGLSLDVPAFTPPGTYAGVLTLTLT; this is encoded by the coding sequence ATGGCGATCCTGGGTCCACCGAGCCGAAGATCTGCCGGCCGAAGACGCCGTCTGGCGGCCGTGCTGGGGGTGACGGCGCTCGCGGTCACCGGGGGAGGGCTGCTGGCGCCGCCGGCCGCCGCGATGGCGACGGCGTCGGCGGCGGTGGACTTCCCCACGCACTGCATTCCGCCGCCCATCGCCGGCATCCCCCCGATCGACGGCACCACCACCGCCGAGATCACTGTCGACAACGCCGCCCCCGAGGTGGGCGACACGGTGAAGGTGACCTACAAGGTGGTCAAGCCGGCGGCCGGCAACCCCGTCGACATCGACCTGCCCGCCGACATCATGACCCCCACCGGCAAGGTGACCCTGACCGGCGCCCAGACCGGCTCCGTCACTGTCACCGGGCCCAAGAAGAACCCCCCGGTGCCAGGGCTCGCCGAGTTCCCGCCGTTCGAGATGACCGGAACGTTCACGGTCACCGCGCCCGGCGAGATCAAGCTGTCCCCGGGCGACTACAACATCCACACCAGCTTCGTCCTGGAGCTGGACACCCCCTGCACAGTGACGAATCCACCCGCCCCCGTCTCCGAGACGATCACCGCGACGGACGGCGGCGGCCCGGTCAACGAGCGCACGATCACGCTCAGCGCGGCCTCCGGGAAGCCCGGCGAACGCGTGACCGTCACCGGCGCCAAGTTCACCCCGAGCACCGATGTCACCGTCGCCGGCTGGAACGGCTCCGCGCCGACCGCCGACAAGGTCACCGCCAAGTCGACGGCCACGGGGAGCCTCACCTTCCGGCCGAAGATCAACGATCCGGCGACCGTCGGCATCGTCGCGTTCGAGGGCGCGAGCTGGGACCCGGCGAAGGGCGCGGGCCCGGCCGCGTACACCCTCATCGGCGATGTGCCCCCGCTCAGCCAGCAGCTCGGCACCATGGTCAGGAACGGCGTCCTGTCCATGACCCAGGCCGGCGACAGCGTCCAGCTGTCGACGGTCGACTTCGGCACCGGTGGCGCCTCCACCGGCGCGCTGCACACGGTGACGGTCAAGGACTTCCGCGGCGGCCCCGCGGGCTGGTCCCTGACCGGCAGGGTCACCGACCTCACCGGACCCGGCGGGGCGAAGATCGACGCCGGGAAGCTCAGCTGGACCCCGTCCTGCACGACCAAGGCGGGCAGCCCCAGCACCTGCGCCGCCGGTTCCCCGGGAGCGGTCGGCAGCGCGGGCGCCACCCTGGCGTCGACCCCCAACGGCGCTTTCACCGGCGGTGAGTTCACCGTGGACGCCGGGCTCTCGCTCGACGTACCGGCCTTCACACCGCCCGGCACATACGCCGGCGTGCTCACCCTCACCCTCACCTGA
- a CDS encoding cytidine deaminase: MTESTELGPEDRKIVTLARSARARNGVQEGAAVRDETGRTYVAGTVALESLKLSALQTAVAMAVASGAKSLEAAAVVTEAETATDADRAAVRDLGGPGTPVLLAGPDGTVRLTLQAG, translated from the coding sequence ATGACTGAGAGCACCGAGCTTGGCCCCGAGGACCGCAAGATCGTCACGCTGGCCCGCAGCGCACGCGCCCGCAACGGCGTTCAGGAGGGCGCGGCGGTACGGGACGAGACCGGCCGTACGTACGTCGCGGGCACCGTGGCCCTGGAGTCGCTGAAGCTCAGCGCGCTGCAGACCGCGGTCGCGATGGCGGTCGCGAGCGGTGCGAAGTCCCTGGAGGCCGCGGCCGTGGTCACCGAGGCCGAGACGGCGACGGACGCCGACCGCGCGGCCGTGCGCGACCTGGGCGGCCCGGGAACCCCGGTCCTGCTGGCGGGCCCCGACGGCACGGTGCGGCTCACGCTCCAGGCCGGATGA
- a CDS encoding MmcQ/YjbR family DNA-binding protein translates to MRPDRLKALCLEQTAAVEEFPFGPEFSVFKVAGKMFALTDLAATPLTVSLKCDPDEAVRLRAAHPAIVPGYHLNKRHWNTVTVGELPARMVRELIEDSYDLVVAGLPKAERLRLDRP, encoded by the coding sequence GTGAGGCCCGACCGGCTGAAGGCGCTGTGCCTTGAGCAGACCGCGGCGGTGGAGGAGTTTCCCTTCGGCCCCGAGTTCTCGGTCTTCAAGGTCGCCGGGAAGATGTTCGCCCTCACGGACCTGGCGGCGACCCCGCTGACGGTGTCGCTCAAGTGCGACCCGGACGAGGCGGTACGCCTGCGGGCCGCACACCCGGCGATCGTCCCCGGCTACCACCTCAACAAGCGCCACTGGAACACGGTGACGGTGGGGGAGCTGCCGGCCCGCATGGTCCGCGAGCTGATCGAGGACTCGTACGACCTGGTCGTGGCGGGCCTGCCGAAGGCGGAGCGGCTGCGCCTGGACCGGCCCTGA
- a CDS encoding hemolysin family protein — MSAQLIIGAVLLVVVAWLAACAEAGLARVSSFRAAEALRSGRRGAERLVQVASDPVRYLNVALLVRVACEMAAGVLVTYACLQEFPETWEALAVAIGVMVLVSFVAVGVSPRTIGRQHPLNTATAAAYVLLPLARVMGPVPQLLILIGNALTPGKGFRKGPFASEAELRAMVDLAEQEQLIEDEERRMVHSVFELGDTLVREVMVPRTDLVVIERYKTIRQALTLALRSGFSRIPVTGENEDDIVGIVYLKDLVRKTHIKRDAEAELVSTAMRPAAFVPDTKNAGDLLREMQQERNHVAVVIDEYGGTAGIVTIEDILEEIVGEITDEYDRELPPVEELGDSRYRVTARLDIGDLGELFGLDEFDDEDVETVGGLLAKFLGRVPIAGATAVVDLPDGRALRLTAESPAGRRNKIVTVLVEPA, encoded by the coding sequence ATGAGCGCCCAGCTGATCATCGGCGCGGTCCTCCTCGTCGTCGTCGCCTGGCTCGCCGCCTGCGCCGAGGCGGGCCTGGCCCGCGTCTCCAGCTTCCGCGCCGCCGAGGCGCTGCGCTCGGGCCGGCGCGGCGCCGAGCGGCTCGTCCAGGTGGCGTCCGACCCGGTGCGCTATCTCAATGTGGCCCTGCTGGTGCGGGTCGCCTGCGAGATGGCGGCCGGGGTGCTCGTCACCTACGCCTGCCTCCAGGAGTTCCCCGAGACCTGGGAGGCGCTGGCCGTCGCGATCGGCGTGATGGTCCTCGTCTCCTTCGTCGCCGTCGGTGTCTCCCCGCGCACCATCGGCCGCCAGCACCCGCTGAACACGGCGACGGCCGCGGCGTACGTCCTGCTGCCGCTCGCCCGGGTCATGGGCCCCGTGCCGCAGCTGCTGATCCTCATCGGCAACGCGCTCACCCCCGGCAAGGGCTTCCGCAAGGGCCCGTTCGCCAGCGAGGCGGAGCTGCGTGCGATGGTCGACCTCGCCGAGCAGGAGCAGCTGATCGAGGACGAGGAGCGCCGGATGGTGCACTCCGTCTTCGAGCTCGGCGACACGCTCGTGCGCGAGGTCATGGTCCCGCGCACCGACCTGGTGGTCATCGAGCGCTACAAGACCATCCGCCAGGCGCTGACCCTGGCCCTGCGCTCGGGCTTCTCCCGGATACCGGTCACGGGGGAGAACGAGGACGACATCGTCGGGATCGTGTACCTGAAGGACCTCGTCCGCAAGACGCACATCAAGCGCGACGCCGAGGCCGAGCTGGTCTCCACGGCGATGCGCCCGGCGGCGTTCGTGCCGGACACCAAGAACGCGGGGGACCTGCTGCGCGAGATGCAGCAGGAGCGCAACCACGTCGCCGTCGTCATCGACGAGTACGGCGGCACGGCCGGGATCGTCACGATCGAGGACATCCTGGAGGAGATCGTCGGTGAGATCACCGACGAGTACGACCGGGAGCTGCCGCCCGTGGAGGAGCTCGGCGACTCCCGCTACCGGGTCACCGCCCGGCTCGACATCGGCGACCTCGGGGAGCTCTTCGGCCTCGACGAGTTCGACGACGAGGACGTCGAGACGGTCGGCGGGCTGCTGGCCAAGTTCCTCGGCCGCGTCCCCATCGCGGGCGCGACCGCGGTGGTCGACCTCCCGGACGGCCGCGCCCTGCGGCTGACCGCCGAGTCCCCGGCCGGCCGGCGGAACAAGATCGTCACGGTGCTGGTGGAGCCCGCGTGA
- the ybeY gene encoding rRNA maturation RNase YbeY has translation MSIDVNNESGTEVDEQAILDIARYALARMRIHPLSELSVIVVDTDAMEQLHIQWMDLPGPTDVMSFPMDELRPPAKDEEEPPQGLLGDIVLCPEVAAKQGEEAATQHSMDEELQLLTVHGVLHLLGYDHEEPDERAEMFGLQAAIVDGWRSEKGLTGPSPAPTVS, from the coding sequence ATGTCGATCGACGTCAACAACGAGTCCGGTACCGAGGTCGACGAGCAGGCGATCCTCGACATCGCCCGGTACGCGCTCGCGCGGATGCGTATCCACCCGCTCTCCGAGCTCTCCGTGATCGTCGTGGACACCGACGCCATGGAGCAGCTCCACATCCAGTGGATGGACCTGCCGGGTCCGACCGACGTGATGTCCTTCCCGATGGACGAGCTGCGCCCGCCGGCCAAGGACGAGGAGGAGCCCCCGCAGGGGCTCCTCGGCGACATCGTCCTCTGCCCCGAGGTCGCCGCCAAGCAGGGCGAGGAGGCGGCGACCCAGCACTCCATGGACGAGGAGCTCCAGCTCCTCACCGTCCACGGCGTGCTGCACCTGCTCGGCTACGACCACGAGGAGCCGGACGAGCGCGCCGAGATGTTCGGCCTCCAGGCGGCGATCGTCGACGGCTGGCGGTCGGAGAAGGGGCTGACCGGCCCCTCTCCGGCGCCGACCGTCTCATGA
- a CDS encoding PhoH family protein, giving the protein MTQTPTAQTSAPGQARAQFTVPAKHPMVTVLGSGDALLRVIEKAFPAADIHVRGNEVSAVGEEREVALIQRLFDEMMLVLRTGQPMTEDAVERSIAMLRASENGNGPEETPAEVLTQNILSSRGRTIRPKTLNQKRYVDAIDKHTVVFGIGPAGTGKTYLAMAKAVQALQSKQVNRIILTRPAVEAGERLGFLPGTLYEKIDPYLRPLYDALHDMIDPDSIPRLMAAGTIEVAPLAYMRGRTLNDAFIILDEAQNTNPEQMKMFLTRLGFESKIVITGDITQVDLPGGTKSGLRQVREILDGVPDVHFSMLTSQDVVRHKLVGRIVDAYEQYDNRNGK; this is encoded by the coding sequence ATGACTCAGACACCCACAGCCCAGACCTCCGCGCCGGGGCAGGCGCGAGCCCAGTTCACCGTCCCGGCCAAGCATCCGATGGTGACCGTTCTCGGTTCGGGTGACGCCCTGCTGCGCGTCATCGAAAAGGCATTCCCGGCGGCCGACATCCATGTCCGGGGCAATGAGGTCAGCGCCGTAGGCGAGGAGCGGGAAGTCGCTCTGATCCAGCGCCTGTTCGACGAGATGATGCTGGTGCTCCGCACCGGACAGCCGATGACGGAGGACGCAGTGGAACGCTCGATCGCCATGCTCAGGGCGAGCGAGAACGGCAACGGACCGGAGGAGACCCCGGCCGAAGTCCTCACGCAGAACATCCTCTCCAGCCGCGGCCGCACCATCCGCCCCAAGACCCTCAACCAGAAGCGCTATGTCGACGCCATCGACAAGCACACGGTCGTCTTCGGCATCGGCCCCGCCGGTACGGGCAAGACGTATCTGGCCATGGCCAAGGCCGTCCAGGCGCTCCAGTCCAAGCAGGTCAACCGGATCATCCTGACCCGGCCGGCCGTCGAGGCGGGCGAGCGGCTCGGCTTCCTGCCCGGCACGCTCTACGAGAAGATCGACCCCTATCTGCGACCGCTCTACGACGCGCTGCACGACATGATCGACCCGGACTCGATCCCGCGCCTGATGGCCGCGGGCACGATCGAGGTCGCCCCGCTCGCGTACATGCGCGGCCGCACGCTCAACGACGCGTTCATCATCCTCGACGAGGCGCAGAACACGAATCCGGAACAGATGAAGATGTTCCTGACGCGGCTCGGCTTCGAGTCGAAGATCGTCATCACCGGCGACATCACCCAGGTCGACCTGCCCGGCGGGACCAAGAGCGGTCTGCGTCAGGTCCGGGAGATCCTGGACGGCGTCCCGGACGTGCACTTCTCGATGCTCACGTCGCAGGATGTCGTCCGGCACAAGCTCGTCGGCCGTATCGTCGACGCGTACGAGCAGTACGACAACCGAAACGGGAAGTAG
- a CDS encoding PfkB family carbohydrate kinase, which produces MTTRDGEHQHIPGVPPLGERVDPLGAVRAPGDPEWDVFLTGTVFLDIIFTGLDSAPVRGTESWARGMGSSPGGVANMATALARLGLRTSLAAAFGDDHYGEYCWGALEQGEGIDLSRSRTIPGWHSPVTVSMAYEDERTMVSHGHEAPPPAPPGGDSAPLAGGGPPRARAAVASLAPGRRQRWIADTAAHGARIFADTGWDDTGRWELAALPDLELCEAFLPNAQEAMRYTRTACPRAAARALAEKVPLAVVTLGAEGACAVDAATGETAEVPAIEVEALDPTGAGDVFVAGFVTGTLAGWPLADRLAFAGLTAALSVQEFGGSLSAPGWSEVAAWWQYVQGCSDQDPEGLARYAFLGGLLPETWHPWPRARAVPTIGFGRCG; this is translated from the coding sequence GTGACCACCCGCGACGGAGAGCACCAACACATCCCCGGCGTCCCCCCGTTGGGCGAGCGCGTCGACCCGCTCGGCGCGGTGCGCGCCCCGGGCGACCCCGAGTGGGACGTCTTCCTCACCGGCACGGTCTTCCTCGACATCATCTTCACCGGCCTCGACAGCGCCCCCGTCCGCGGCACCGAGTCCTGGGCCCGCGGCATGGGCTCGAGCCCCGGCGGCGTCGCCAACATGGCCACCGCGCTCGCCCGCCTCGGCCTGCGCACCTCCCTCGCCGCCGCCTTCGGCGACGACCACTACGGCGAGTACTGCTGGGGCGCGCTCGAACAGGGCGAGGGCATCGACCTGTCGAGGTCCCGCACCATCCCCGGCTGGCACTCCCCGGTGACCGTCTCCATGGCGTACGAGGACGAGCGGACGATGGTCTCCCACGGCCACGAGGCCCCGCCCCCGGCGCCCCCCGGCGGCGACTCCGCCCCGCTGGCGGGCGGCGGCCCGCCGCGCGCCCGGGCCGCCGTCGCCTCCCTCGCCCCGGGCCGCCGCCAGCGCTGGATCGCCGACACGGCCGCCCACGGCGCCCGGATCTTCGCCGACACCGGCTGGGACGACACCGGCCGCTGGGAGCTCGCCGCCCTGCCCGACCTGGAGCTGTGCGAGGCGTTCCTGCCCAACGCCCAGGAGGCGATGCGCTACACCCGCACCGCGTGCCCGCGCGCCGCCGCCCGGGCGCTGGCCGAGAAGGTGCCGCTCGCCGTCGTCACGCTCGGTGCGGAGGGCGCCTGCGCGGTCGACGCGGCCACCGGCGAGACCGCGGAGGTCCCGGCGATCGAGGTGGAGGCGCTGGACCCGACCGGCGCGGGCGACGTCTTCGTGGCCGGCTTCGTCACGGGTACGCTCGCGGGCTGGCCGCTCGCCGACCGGCTGGCCTTCGCCGGGCTGACCGCCGCGCTGTCGGTGCAGGAGTTCGGCGGGTCGCTCTCCGCCCCCGGCTGGTCGGAGGTGGCCGCCTGGTGGCAGTACGTGCAGGGGTGCTCCGACCAGGACCCGGAGGGGCTTGCCAGGTACGCCTTCCTCGGCGGGCTGCTGCCCGAGACCTGGCACCCGTGGCCGCGGGCACGCGCGGTCCCGACGATCGGCTTCGGCCGCTGCGGATGA
- a CDS encoding MFS transporter, translating into MPSRTRAAWPLVAVFAAGYLAAYLLPTVVGRLSAGLGLTPAEAGLVGSTLLLHSAVAGFVLASRVDRYGPRRLSRAGLLLAVGGYGAAALTAYVPLVVAGVAVGGLGSGTATAVAAAGIAAQRDPHRASSLGLLAVSATAGALYLTLPRLGGGHVLPFAALAAAAVVWPATGRLDGAGGGGVAGRSTAVPLATGAREAPLPRRRPGAVLAAAMFCWSMAQNALWGVSGRIGTTQAGLSEVTVGAVFAVGLGAGLAGVIGAGALGARLGRAVPIGAGTVLIGGCIVVSSSARGLLDFAVGEVLWNVFYPVVLSYLIGLAASLDPRGRWAVLVGSASSLGVACGPVTGSLLSEYAGYPGMGLVLCGLLLVVAAPMTAVALHTSGRPLVPGAVRRRGGNPAAVVAGAAPSGTRVPQIGAPEQQVAEIPPPLRPRRRAVRDRASKALAS; encoded by the coding sequence ATGCCTTCGCGCACGCGCGCCGCGTGGCCCCTGGTCGCCGTCTTCGCCGCCGGCTACCTCGCCGCGTATCTCCTGCCGACCGTCGTCGGACGGCTCTCCGCCGGGCTCGGACTCACCCCCGCCGAAGCCGGACTCGTGGGTTCCACGCTGCTGCTCCACTCCGCCGTCGCCGGCTTCGTCCTGGCCTCGCGGGTGGACCGGTACGGGCCGCGGCGGCTGTCCCGCGCGGGTCTGCTGCTGGCCGTCGGCGGGTACGGCGCCGCGGCGCTGACGGCGTACGTGCCGCTGGTCGTGGCCGGGGTGGCGGTCGGCGGGCTCGGTTCGGGTACGGCGACCGCGGTCGCCGCGGCCGGGATCGCGGCGCAGCGGGATCCGCACCGGGCGTCGTCGCTGGGGCTGCTGGCGGTGTCGGCGACGGCGGGGGCGCTCTATCTGACCCTTCCGCGGCTCGGGGGCGGGCACGTGCTGCCGTTCGCGGCGCTGGCCGCGGCGGCGGTGGTGTGGCCGGCGACGGGGCGGCTGGACGGCGCCGGCGGTGGCGGTGTGGCCGGCCGCTCCACCGCCGTGCCGCTCGCCACCGGCGCCCGGGAGGCGCCGCTGCCGCGCCGGCGCCCGGGCGCCGTGCTCGCGGCCGCGATGTTCTGCTGGTCGATGGCGCAGAACGCCCTGTGGGGCGTCAGCGGGCGGATCGGCACCACCCAGGCCGGGCTGAGCGAGGTCACCGTCGGCGCCGTCTTCGCGGTGGGCCTGGGCGCCGGGCTCGCGGGCGTGATCGGCGCGGGTGCGCTCGGCGCGCGGCTGGGGCGGGCGGTGCCGATCGGGGCCGGCACCGTGCTGATCGGCGGCTGCATCGTGGTGAGTTCGTCGGCGCGGGGTCTGCTGGACTTCGCGGTCGGCGAGGTGCTCTGGAACGTCTTCTACCCGGTGGTCCTCTCCTATCTGATCGGCCTGGCCGCGTCGCTGGACCCGCGCGGGCGGTGGGCCGTGCTGGTGGGCTCCGCGTCGTCGCTGGGCGTGGCGTGCGGGCCGGTGACGGGGAGCCTCCTGTCGGAGTACGCGGGGTATCCGGGGATGGGCCTCGTGCTCTGCGGGCTGCTGCTGGTCGTGGCGGCGCCGATGACCGCCGTGGCCCTGCACACCTCCGGCCGCCCCCTGGTCCCGGGCGCGGTCCGCCGCCGCGGTGGCAACCCCGCGGCGGTGGTCGCGGGCGCGGCACCCTCGGGCACCCGCGTCCCGCAGATCGGCGCACCCGAGCAGCAGGTGGCGGAGATCCCGCCCCCGCTGCGCCCTCGCCGCCGCGCCGTCCGCGACCGCGCGTCGAAGGCCCTCGCCTCCTGA